GCAGCAGACCGTCGAATCCGCGGCAAAGAAGATCGACGTCGACGAACTGTACGAGCCCCGCAGCGACTACAGCGACCTGGAGCTCGACCTTAGCGGGTTGAAGTTGTTTCGCTTCACGACGCGAACGCTGCTGCTGATCACTGCCGTCGTTGCCGTGGGGATGACCATCCGGCTGATGTACGACGGCTGCATGGTGATTTTCGTCGCGATGGTCGTCTCGGTCGCGCTCGGCTGGTACTGGATCAACATCCTCGAACGCAAGCAAGAAGCCGAACGGCTCGCCCGCCGCGAAGCGTTCCAGGCCCGCATGGCCGCTCCCCACGCGAGCCCTACAGCCCAACCCGCTGCAACGGCGAAGGCCCCCGAGTCGAAACCCGCCTCGCCGTTCGACGACGGAGCGCCGCTAGAAGAACCGGAGAAGCGTCCCTTCTTCGACGTTGATTTCGCGTACTCGATGCAAGAGCTGCTGATCACAAGCGCGGCAGTCGCAGTCGCCTTCGGACTGCTCACCTGGATCACCAAGGGGCACTCGCCCAAATTCTTCGGCCTCATCGCGCTGGCCGGCATCGCGTCGTTGGCGGTAAACTTCAAACCCCACCGCCTCGTCGTGCTCGCCTGGGGCGCACTCATGGTGATCTACGTCGGCTACGGCTTCGTCATCATGATGATGCCAGTGAAGCCCTAGCGCCCCGCGCTGACGATTGACTAAAGAAATGCCAGAAACGATTACCGATTACGTTTGCACCGCCTGCGGGTGCCTTTGCGACGACCTGACGCTGACGGTCGACGGCCGCCGCATCACGCGGGTCGAGCCCCCCTGCCCTGTCGCCGCGTCGTTCTTCCTGAAAGAGCGGCCCGAACCGCCCGCCGCGGCGCTGATCGCCGGCCAACCAGCAACGCTCGAGGCGGCGCTCGCCCGCGCCGCGGAGATTTTGCAGACCGCCGCGTCGCCGCTCATTTGCGGCCTCGAACGTGCGACCGTCGACGCTCAGCGTGCCGCCGTGGCCCTCGCCGACAAACTCGGCGCCACGCTCGACCCAACCGACGATGCGGGCCGCAGTCGCAATCACGCCGCGATCCAAACGCTCGGCGCCGTCACCGCCACGCTCGGCGAAGTCGCCGGCCGCAGCGACCTCATCGTCTACTGGAACTGTGATCCCGCCGCAACGCATCCCCGCCACATCGAGCGGATCGCCCGCCATCCCTACACGACGCCTGACGCCCACCCGACGCCGCGCCGCGTCGTGGTCGTCGCAGCCACTCGCAACGCGACGAGCAAGCAAGCCGACGAGGCCCTCACGCTCCGCACCGGCGGCGACCTCGCAGCGCTCGCGGTCGTCCGTACGATCCTGGCAGAGGCGCCGCTCGGCGACGAAACGGCGATCGAACGCCAAACCGGCGCTCCGCTCGCGCAATGGGCCTACCTCGCCCAACGGTTGAAGGCTGCCAAGTACGCCGCGATCTTTTACGATCCGACGCAACTCGCAACGGACGGCCCCGACGCCATCGTCCAATCGATCACCGAACTTGTGCGCGAGCATCACCGCCACTCCCGGGCGGTGGCGCTACCGCTCGGCTCGCCCGGCAATGCCGCCGGCGCCGCCCAGGTGCTCACGTGGCAAACCGGCTTCCCCTCCGCCGTGAACTTCGCCGCCGGCTATCCGCGGCATCTCCCCGGCGAGGCCACCGCCGCCCACATGCTCGAACGCGGCGAAGCCGATGCGGCGATCATCGTTGGCAGCAATCCAACCGCCCACCTACCACATGCCGCGCAAGCCACGCTGAACAAACTTCCAACGATCCTGCTGACCAATGAGGCGAGCGACGCCACGCAGCAAGCCGCCGTCACGCTCTTCACGCCCACCTTCGGCATCGAAACGGCCGGCAACGTCTTCCGCTGCGATAACATCGCGCTGCCGCTAACGGCCGCGATACCCCCCAAACTCCCCGCCGCCGAAGAACTACTGCAGCGTCTGTTGAAACTTCTAAATTGAACCGCCAAGGACGCCAAGAGCGCCAAGAGCGCCAAGGGAATGCAATATTACTCAATTCCCTTAGCGCCTTTGCGTGAGACAATTTCTTTTTTTGAAATCTCTCGCAAAGGCGCAGAGGCGCAAAGAACGGCGAATAAGAGCGACTGGCGTATTTCCGTCGTGCTCGTCGTGCCGTTGTGGTTCAATTCTCCTCCGCATTTCTTGGCGCTCTTGGCGTCCTTGGCGGTTCAATTCCTAACCGAATCCCCCTGCACCTCGCCAATCCATTCCACCACGCTCGCCTCCAGCACATCGAGCGGCACCGCCCCGCCGCTAAGCACCCGGTCGTGAAACGCCCGCACGTCGAACTTCTCTCCCAGCTCCCGCTCCGCCCGCTCGCGCAGCTCGCGAATCTTCAGCTCGCCCGTCTTGTACGCCAGCGCCTGCCCCGGCCAGCCGATGTAGCGGTCGATTTCCGCCTCAACATTATGGATCGGCTGAGCCGAATTCTCGGCCATGAACTTGATCGCCCGCTCCCGCGGCCAATCCATGTAGTGCATCCCCGTGTCAACCACCAGTCGGCACGCTCGCCACATCTCCATCGAGAGCCGCCCGAAGTTACTGTAGGGATCTTCGTAG
This sequence is a window from Lacipirellula parvula. Protein-coding genes within it:
- a CDS encoding formylmethanofuran dehydrogenase subunit B yields the protein MPETITDYVCTACGCLCDDLTLTVDGRRITRVEPPCPVAASFFLKERPEPPAAALIAGQPATLEAALARAAEILQTAASPLICGLERATVDAQRAAVALADKLGATLDPTDDAGRSRNHAAIQTLGAVTATLGEVAGRSDLIVYWNCDPAATHPRHIERIARHPYTTPDAHPTPRRVVVVAATRNATSKQADEALTLRTGGDLAALAVVRTILAEAPLGDETAIERQTGAPLAQWAYLAQRLKAAKYAAIFYDPTQLATDGPDAIVQSITELVREHHRHSRAVALPLGSPGNAAGAAQVLTWQTGFPSAVNFAAGYPRHLPGEATAAHMLERGEADAAIIVGSNPTAHLPHAAQATLNKLPTILLTNEASDATQQAAVTLFTPTFGIETAGNVFRCDNIALPLTAAIPPKLPAAEELLQRLLKLLN